The proteins below are encoded in one region of Ricinus communis isolate WT05 ecotype wild-type chromosome 6, ASM1957865v1, whole genome shotgun sequence:
- the LOC8259502 gene encoding wound-induced protein 1: MMRLLTGADTSLSKISKKTFEFNPEIIRVFGSIVIAEGCDSTRSISWVHAWTVTDGIITQVKEYFNTSLTVTRLGHRDQSEPSDSSPSSSSSSSSSTAEITSVHCPSVWESSLSNRVGKSVPGLVLAI; the protein is encoded by the coding sequence ATGATGCGCCTCCTTACTGGTGCTGACACATCATTATcaaaaattagcaaaaaaacCTTTGAATTCAACCCAGAAATCATTAGGGTTTTTGGCTCCATTGTCATAGCTGAAGGGTGTGATTCTACTCGCTCTATTTCTTGGGTTCATGCTTGGACCGTGACTGATGGGATAATTACTCAGGTTAAAGAGTACTTCAACACTTCTCTCACCGTCACTCGCCTTGGTCATCGAGATCAATCTGAACCGTCTGATTCTTCTCCATCTTCTTCGTCGTCGTCGTCGTCATCAACGGCCGAGATTACTTCTGTGCATTGCCCGTCCGTTTGGGAGAGTAGCCTCTCCAATCGGGTCGGAAAGTCGGTGCCGGGTTTGGTTCTTGCAATCTAG